ACATCTTGGTAATTGATGTGCCATACGCTTTTATGAACACCAACCGGATCGATAAAGTGAATATGTGTACCCACTAAACCAGCAGGATGAACACCACCAAAATCATGTACTTTTAGATTAGCTAAATCCACGGTTGGAATATTACTATCACCCGCTTTACATAGATTTAATGGTTTATTTGGAAATAGACGACTTAATACGGTTAAACCATCAATAAAATCTTGATGATGAGCACTCAACACTACTTCTGGATTGACCGCCAAAGGATTAGTATCCATGGCATTAATAAATAAGGAGGATGGTTCTGCATCCACTGCTGGTACTTTGCTAAATGGACGAGTACGCAATGCTGTCCATAAACCAGAGTCAATAAGATTTTGTTTAACTTGCTCGGAAGAAAGCGTATTGAGTTGATCTGCGTTATATTTGGCAAAAGTAACAGACTCATTACCTTGCACATCAATAACCACAGATTGTAATACACGTTTTTCGCCACGATTAATGGCAGTGATAGTACCACTGGCTGGGGCTGTAAAAACCACACCTGGTTTTTTCTTGTCTTCAAAAAGTACTTGGCCTTTTTTCACGACATCGCCTTCACGTACCTTCATAGAAGGACGCATACCTACATACTCTTCACCAAGAATCGCAACTTGATTCACAGCGTTACCGCTGTGGATTACTTGTGCTGGCTTTCCCGCAATAGGAAGATCCAAGCCTTTTTTGATTGTAATCATACTGTTTGCACTACTTTTCTAGGTTAAAAACACGACTGCAATCAAAGCCTACGCCTTAAAAGCAATCTCACGATTGAGCGTGACAAAAATACTTTTAAAACAAAGCATTATCAACTGCCACATAAATAAAAACTCAAATCTGTTTTAATATCTCGACAAGTTAAACAACTATTAACTTGCCCAAAATTAAAATTTAAAAGCACACTATTCTAGCGGAAAATAAGGGGTTATTCCACTTTAACCCGCACTTTTTGTAAAATATTTGTGAACTGATTTTCACAATACTCTTTAATTAGGTGGTAATGTTACAGTTAACCAAAAGACCATTCTACATTACCCGATAGTAATTTCCCTATTGACCAATCCCAAGACAATTTGGTGATTTTGGAAATGCTTCACCTTGTTTTTCCCATTCACTTTTTGTATAAAGATGAAGCGCTAATGCGTGAATGCCATTTTTTAAATCATCGGCAAAAAGTTGGTACAGTTTTTGGTGACGTTGCACCTTGCGCATACCTTCAAAAGCATCGCTGACAATTACTAATTTAAAATGAGAATCAGCTCCGCGACCGGAACTGTGCATATGGCTTTCATTTTCCACGGTGGCAAAGTGCGGTTGCAATTCGGCCTGAATTCTCTCTAATAATTCTTGCTGTTTTGACATAAATAAACTCCCTAACTTTTTGCTATACATTCAGCGTTAAGTTTGTAAGAATAACACAAATTAACCTAATTCAATGAGGAAATTATGAAAGTAACAAACAAAATCAAAGCATTATCAACAATGACGTTGGCCGCTGCGACATTATTTTTAGCAGGTTGCCAAGCGCAATCTAATACCTTAACGTTTACCCCTCAATCACCGACTGCATCAATGAATATCAACCAATCAGCAGTGGTAACAGTCAATACTCGCGATTCTCGTCCACAACAAGAAATTGCAACTTATACTAAATCAGGTGAACTGATTAAATTAAACGCCTCACCAAGCGTGACTCAACTTTTCCAACAAGTGATGCAACAAAATTTAGTTAGCAAAGGTTTCCGTATCGGACAAGCAAATAATGCGAATGCGGGTGTAACCGTTGAAGTGAAAGAATTCAACACTCAAGTTGAGCAAGGCAATTTACGTTACACCTTGAACAGTAAAATTCAAGCGGTTGTTTATGTACAAGGTCCACGCGGACAATACAACAAAACCTTTAATGCGACCCGTTCACAATCTGGTGCATTTAATGCGAGCAATGATGAAATTCAAAAAGTGTTAGGCGAAACATTCAAAGATATTGTTAATAATATTTATCAAGATCAAGAGGTTACTAACGCAATTAATCAATATACCAATTAATTAAAAGTATCGTGTCCTTTTCAATAATACTTGACGAAAGCGCCTTTCAAGCGTAACATTCGCCCGATTTTTTAACGAGAAGGACACACACTTTGGACAGTCATGGTCGATACCGAATATCGCTCTAGACTCTCGCCTCTTATCAGCGAGAGTTCGCTGGTAATCAACTTACCTTTCTTCGGCATCTTTTATCGAACGAAACCTATTTTTAAAACATGAAAATTTGACCGCACTTTTCCCTAGTGTTAATTTCGTTTGATCTTTTTTTGTTCACAGTTAGATCTTCATAATCCCCAAAGGAGTATGACCAATGATTAACGCTTTTGCCATTAACGATTCCCGCTTGCTTCGTATTGATGACGAGCCGGCCGACCTCAGTTCTGCCATTTGGTTAGATTTGCTTGAGCCATCAGGGGAAGAGCGTGAAATGTTGCAAGAAGGCCTAGGCCAAAGTCTCGCCTCATTCCTTGAATTGGAAGATATCGAAGCATCGGCTCGTTTCTTTGAAGACGAAGATGGTTTACACTTGCACTCATTCTTCTATTGTGAAGACGAAGACAATTACGCCGACCTCGCAAGCGTAGCGTTTACTATTCGTGATGGGCGCTTATTTACCCTACGTGATCGTGAATTACCGGCATTCCGTTTATATCGTATGCGTTCCCGTAGCCAGCGTTTATTAGAATGTAATGCATATGAAGTTTTGCTCGACTTATTTGAAACTAAAATTGAGCAATTAGCGGATGTTATTGAAAACGTCTATGCAGATTTAGAAAAATTAAGTCGTGTGATTTTAAACGGCACACAAGATGAAGCTTTCGATGAAGCCTTAAATACGCTAACAGAACAAGAAGATACCAGTTCTAAAGTGCGTTTGTGTTTGATGGATACACAACGCGCATTGGGTTTTTTGGTGCGTAAAACTCGCTTGCCTCCAAATCAATTGGAACAAGCACGTGAAATCTTACGAGATATCGAATCCTTGCAACCGCACAATGAGTCTTTATTCCAAAAAGTAAACTTTTTAATGCAGGCGGCGATGGGTTATATTAATATCGAGCAGAATAAAATCATGAAATTCTTCTCGGTAGTGTCGGTCATGTTCCTACCGGCAACCCTTGTGGCATCCACTTACGGGATGAACTTTGACTTTATGCCGGAGCTACATTTTAAATATGGCTATCCAATGGCTATCGGCTTAATGATTGGTGCGGCAATTACGCCTTATATCTATTTTAAACGGAAAGGTTGGTTATAATGGAGATTTCCCAAACTGCGTTATTTTTAGGATCGATTATCGATCTGTACTGTTTAGTGTTAATTTTACGCACATGGCTGCCTTTAGCGAACGTGGATTATTACAATCCCATTTCTCAATTTACGCTGAAATTAACCCAGCCGGTTATTGCGCCATTGCGTAAAGTTTTTCCTGTGGTAAGAAAAGTGGAAACCGCTGCACTGGTTTTAGTCTTCTTGCTTTGCGGATTAAAATCAGTTCTATTTGGCGGATTAAATCTCAACTACTTCCTACTATTGGGCATATTAGGGCTAATTAAAAATATCGGTATAGCCATTTTCTATGTGTTAATCGCAGGTGCAATTTTAAGTTGGTTTAATCGTGGCAATAACCCTGCATTCTATGCGTTATATCAGCTGACTGAGCCAGTATTAAAACCAATTAAACGCATTTTACCCACAGTAGGCATGATTGATTTTTCACCGATGGTTATCGCCATTGTTCTGTTATTTTTGAATAATCTCTTTTACGACTACTTCCAGGGTTTATGGGTAATCGCCGCTTAAAGTGCGGTCAAAAATAACATTATTTTTCGGGCTGGATTTTCCAGCCCTCATTATAAATGTGGTGAGTAAATTTAGTTATGTCTGCAATCGAACAAACGCCTGAAGGGCTACGTCTTAAAATCATTTTGCAACCCAAAGCTAGCAAAGATCAAATCGTGGGATTACATGATGACGAACTCAAAATAACGATCACCGCGCCACCTGTTGATGGTCAAGCAAATGCTCATTTGCTGAAATTTTTGAGTAAAGCATTCAAAGTACCTAAGAGCTCAATAGTTCTTGAAAAAGGTGAATTAAACCGACATAAACAAGTTTGGATTCCTTCGCCCAAATTAATTCCATCTGAAATTCAAAATCTCTTATAAAATCAGCAAAAAAATCACCGCACTTTCTACCAATTTTCCCTGTTTTACGCTATCCTATATCACATTTTACAAAGCAAAATATGCCGCAAAGTGCGGTCAAAATTTAAGGTGATTTTCTATGCAACAACATTACCGTCCTGATTTGATTGAACCCGCAGTTCAACAATATTGGGCTGAAAATAAAGTCTTCAAAGCAATCAAAGATACGTCTAAAGAAAAATATTACTGCCTTTCAATGTTCCCTTACCCATCTGGTCGTTTACACATGGGCCACGTGCGTAACTACACGATCGGTGATGTGGTTTCTCGTTATCAACGTATGAATGGCAAAAATGTGTTACAGCCAATTGGTTGGGATGCATTTGGTTTACCGGCCGAAGGTGCCGCAATTAAAAATAAAACTGCACCCGCTAAATGGACTTACGAAAATATCGAATACATGAAAAACCAGCTCAAAATGTTGGGCTTTGGTTATGACTGGGATCGCGAAATTGCGACCTGCCGTCCAGAATACTACAAATGGGAACAATGGTTCTTCACTGAGCTTTACAAAAAAGGCTTAGTGTACAAAAAAAACTCAACCGTAAACTGGTGTCCGAACGATGTAACTGTGTTGGCGAATGAACAAGTGCACGACGGTTGTTGTTGGCGTTGTGATACTCCAGTAGAACAAAAAGAGATCCCACAATGGTT
This is a stretch of genomic DNA from Haemophilus parainfluenzae. It encodes these proteins:
- the corA gene encoding magnesium/cobalt transporter CorA yields the protein MINAFAINDSRLLRIDDEPADLSSAIWLDLLEPSGEEREMLQEGLGQSLASFLELEDIEASARFFEDEDGLHLHSFFYCEDEDNYADLASVAFTIRDGRLFTLRDRELPAFRLYRMRSRSQRLLECNAYEVLLDLFETKIEQLADVIENVYADLEKLSRVILNGTQDEAFDEALNTLTEQEDTSSKVRLCLMDTQRALGFLVRKTRLPPNQLEQAREILRDIESLQPHNESLFQKVNFLMQAAMGYINIEQNKIMKFFSVVSVMFLPATLVASTYGMNFDFMPELHFKYGYPMAIGLMIGAAITPYIYFKRKGWL
- the yggU gene encoding DUF167 family protein YggU; this translates as MSAIEQTPEGLRLKIILQPKASKDQIVGLHDDELKITITAPPVDGQANAHLLKFLSKAFKVPKSSIVLEKGELNRHKQVWIPSPKLIPSEIQNLL
- a CDS encoding BolA family protein codes for the protein MSKQQELLERIQAELQPHFATVENESHMHSSGRGADSHFKLVIVSDAFEGMRKVQRHQKLYQLFADDLKNGIHALALHLYTKSEWEKQGEAFPKSPNCLGIGQ
- a CDS encoding YajG family lipoprotein, whose amino-acid sequence is MKVTNKIKALSTMTLAAATLFLAGCQAQSNTLTFTPQSPTASMNINQSAVVTVNTRDSRPQQEIATYTKSGELIKLNASPSVTQLFQQVMQQNLVSKGFRIGQANNANAGVTVEVKEFNTQVEQGNLRYTLNSKIQAVVYVQGPRGQYNKTFNATRSQSGAFNASNDEIQKVLGETFKDIVNNIYQDQEVTNAINQYTN
- a CDS encoding YggT family protein, with the translated sequence MEISQTALFLGSIIDLYCLVLILRTWLPLANVDYYNPISQFTLKLTQPVIAPLRKVFPVVRKVETAALVLVFLLCGLKSVLFGGLNLNYFLLLGILGLIKNIGIAIFYVLIAGAILSWFNRGNNPAFYALYQLTEPVLKPIKRILPTVGMIDFSPMVIAIVLLFLNNLFYDYFQGLWVIAA
- a CDS encoding Na(+)-translocating NADH-quinone reductase subunit A — translated: MITIKKGLDLPIAGKPAQVIHSGNAVNQVAILGEEYVGMRPSMKVREGDVVKKGQVLFEDKKKPGVVFTAPASGTITAINRGEKRVLQSVVIDVQGNESVTFAKYNADQLNTLSSEQVKQNLIDSGLWTALRTRPFSKVPAVDAEPSSLFINAMDTNPLAVNPEVVLSAHHQDFIDGLTVLSRLFPNKPLNLCKAGDSNIPTVDLANLKVHDFGGVHPAGLVGTHIHFIDPVGVHKSVWHINYQDVIAVGKLFTTGELYVERVVSLAGPQVKEPRLVRTVIGANLSQLTTGELKDGNNRVISGSVLCGQTAKDAHDYLGRYALQVSVIAEGNEKEFLGWITPQSNKYSITRTVLGHFGKKLFNFTTAENGGERAMVPIGSYERVMPLDILPTLLLRDLIVGDTDGAQALGCLELDEEDLALCSFVCPGKYEYGSILRQVLDKIEKEG